One window from the genome of Malus domestica chromosome 01, GDT2T_hap1 encodes:
- the LOC139189788 gene encoding uncharacterized protein, which produces MAEESSINIEGESSQVAPSSFLDSEVNTNQRLCSVLLNELNYLPWSRAVSLALGGRGKLGFINGSIEAPDSSSQAYEAWLCKDQFVMSLLLNTMEKHVAEIFSYPESSQDLWKSMKDMYGNQNNYAQTMWNELDVYLPHTTNPTILLKRAEEDKIYQLLASLSSDYEDLRSHILMSVGLPSFKTICAMVQREAARIRAMNLEPNLKLSKA; this is translated from the exons ATGGCTGAGGAAAGCTCAATTAATATTGAGGGAGAAAGCTCGCAGGTAGCTCCTTCGAGTTTCTTAGACTCTGAAGTTAATACCAACCAGCGCCTATGCTCGGTGTTGCTGAATGAGCTCAACTACCTTCCTTGGTCTAGGGCAGTTTCACTTGCTCTAGGAGGCAGGGGAAAATTAGGGTTCATCAATGGAAGTATTGAAGCTCCAGACTCCTCTTCTCAGGCCTATGAAGCATGGCTGTGCAAGGATCAGTTTGTTATGTCCTTGTTGCTCAACACCATGGAGAAACATGTTGCTGAGATATTTAGTTATCCTGAATCTTCACAGGATTTGTGGAAATCTATGAAGGATATGTATGGAAACCAGAACAACTATGCTCAG ACTATGTGGAATGAGCTTGATGTGTACCTCCCTCACACCACAAATCCTACTATTCTTCTTAAAAGAGCTGAGGAGGATAAGATCTACCAACTGCTCGCAAGCCTCAGCTCAGATTATGAGGATCTCAGGAGTCACATATTAATGAGTGTGGGGCTACCATCATTCAAGACTATTTGTGCCATGGTGCAACGTGAAGCagcaagaataagggcgatgaaTCTAGAGCCTAATCTCAAGCTATCTAAGGCTTGA
- the LOC103406365 gene encoding UDP-glycosyltransferase 76B1-like, translating to MEQSKGRRVILFPLPFQGHINSMLELANVLHSRGFSITIIHTRFNSLNPSTLNPHFTYHSIPVDFSETEAASRDPKGFFYLLNVRCIEPFRECLARLLSDDVKLEGPVACLISDTLLHFTRPIAESFKLPRILLDVSCATNFAVLAVFPLLKEKGYLPIQDSRLEEVITELSPIKVKDLPKAPGSDPENYYQLAIQVSNEPKSSYGLILNTFEDLEGHALARIRQEHLPNVPIFPTGPFHKCCRTISSSSSLLAQDQSCISWLNTQAPKSVVYVSFGSIIQIEEAQFLEIAWGLANSNQPFLWVVRPGLVNGLDWLEALPNGFLEALNGRAYIVKWAPQKEVLAHLAVGAFWTHNGWNSTMESICEGVPMICTPGYIEQMLIARNVSDVWKVGLQLEHGIERGEVERTIRRLMVEKEGEEIKERSLKLMEKANRCLKEGGSSYQSLDGLAKHILSL from the exons ATGGAGCAAAGCAAGGGCAGGAGAGTGATCCTCTTCCCACTGCCGTTTCAAGGCCACATAAATTCTATGCTAGAACTGGCCAACGTTCTACACTCCAGAGGCTTCTCCATAACCATTATTCACACACGCTTCAACTCCCtcaacccttctaccctaaacCCACACTTCACGTACCATTCAATCCCTGTCGACTTCTCCGAAACCGAGGCCGCCTCGAGGGATCCCAAAggttttttttatcttctcaaTGTTAGATGTATCGAGCCTTTCAGAGAATGCCTGGCCAGGTTGTTATCGGATGATGTTAAGTTGGAAGGCCCCGTTGCTTGCTTGATCTCAGACACTCTTCTTCACTTCACTCGACCCATTGCGGAGAGTTTTAAGCTTCCGAGGATCTTGTTAGATGTCTCGTGCGCCACTAATTTTGCTGTTTTGGCTGTGTTTCCGCTTCTCAAGGAAAAGGGTTACCTCCCAATACAAG ATTCTCGACTAGAAGAGGTAATCACAGAACTATCACCTATCAAAGTTAAAGACCTGCCAAAGGCGCCCGGTTCCGATCCTGAGAATTATTATCAACTGGCCATCCAAGTGTCAAATGAACCAAAGTCTTCTTATGGACTCATCTTAAATACATTTGAAGATCTTGAAGGACATGCTCTGGCCAGAATCCGCCAAGAACACCTGCCCAATGTTCCCATTTTCCCAACAGGTCCATTTCACAAGTGTTGCCGTACAATATCCTCTTCAAGTAGTTTATTGGCACAAGATCAGAGTTGCATTTCATGGCTGAACACTCAAGCGCCCAAATCTGTTGTTTATGTTAGCTTTGGGAGCATTATTCAGATAGAGGAAGCTCAATTTTTGGAGATAGCTTGGGGGCTGGCCAATAGCAATCAACCTTTTTTGTGGGTTGTTCGACCCGGGTTGGTTAACGGGCTTGATTGGCTTGAAGCGTTACCTAACGGGTTTTTGGAAGCATTGAACGGGAGGGCTTACATTGTAAAATGGGCTCCACAAAAAGAAGTGTTGGCCCACCTAGCAGTCGGAGCCTTTTGGACTCACAATGGTTGGAATTCTACAATGGAGAGCATTTGTGAAGGGGTCCCTATGATTTGTACACCAGGTTACATTGAGCAAATGCTGATTGCAAGAAATGTGAGTGATGTTTGGAAGGTAGGGCTGCAATTGGAGCATGGGATTGAGAGAGGTGAGGTTGAAAGAACAATTAGAAGACTGATGGTTGAGAAAGAAGGGGAAGAGATCAAAGAGAGATCCTTAAAGTTGATGGAAAAGGCAAATCGTTGCCTCAAAGAAGGTGGCTCTTCGTACCAATCTTTGGATGGCTTGGCCAAGCACATTTTATCGTTATAA